In Rhizobium jaguaris, a single window of DNA contains:
- a CDS encoding LysR substrate-binding domain-containing protein — MREPIESDLLRTFLVITETSNFSVAAQRIGRTQSAVSAQIKRLEEIVGEALFERSARGVVLTRSGNQLLPYARRIVDLLNEAAATIRTKPLNGPVRIGIPEEYSQTVLPAALAAFAVRHPAVEVTVSCDYTARNLAALEKDELDLAVVFDWSKHSNGEVLCVDPTVWVTSLVHRLHDATPLPVATYRNSTWARDFALRSLEQQARPYRIAFIADTSSGLKNAVSAGLAVTTLSRSNIPHGCRELTSDDGFPPVDSSRVVLRRNPYHSSEAIQELAEMVREAFQPMSALLQS, encoded by the coding sequence ATGCGCGAACCCATCGAAAGCGATTTACTCAGGACGTTTCTAGTTATTACCGAGACGTCGAATTTTTCCGTTGCCGCGCAACGCATCGGCCGCACGCAATCGGCCGTCAGTGCCCAGATCAAGCGCCTGGAGGAAATTGTCGGCGAAGCGCTGTTCGAAAGAAGCGCACGCGGGGTCGTGCTGACCCGGTCGGGAAATCAGTTGCTTCCCTATGCCCGGCGGATCGTCGACCTGCTGAACGAAGCAGCCGCGACGATCCGCACCAAGCCGTTGAATGGACCTGTCCGGATCGGAATTCCGGAAGAATACAGCCAGACCGTGCTGCCGGCGGCGCTTGCCGCCTTCGCCGTCCGGCACCCCGCCGTCGAAGTGACCGTGTCCTGTGACTATACCGCTCGAAATCTCGCCGCCCTGGAGAAGGACGAACTTGATCTTGCCGTCGTCTTCGACTGGAGCAAGCATTCCAATGGCGAGGTACTCTGCGTCGATCCGACCGTCTGGGTGACCTCGCTGGTACATCGCTTACATGATGCGACGCCGCTGCCGGTTGCCACATACCGAAACTCGACCTGGGCGCGCGACTTTGCCCTGCGGTCGCTGGAGCAGCAGGCCCGGCCCTATCGCATCGCCTTCATCGCCGACACCAGTTCTGGCCTGAAAAACGCCGTTTCCGCCGGCCTCGCCGTCACGACGCTTTCTCGGAGCAACATCCCGCATGGTTGCCGGGAGCTGACGAGCGACGACGGCTTTCCGCCCGTCGACTCTTCGCGTGTCGTGCTGCGCCGCAATCCTTATCATTCCAGCGAGGCGATCCAAGAGCTCGCGGAAATGGTGCGGGAGGCCTTTCAGCCTATGTCGGCTCTGCTGCAGTCGTAG
- a CDS encoding ABC transporter ATP-binding protein, giving the protein MATVTIDKARKAYGAVEVLHGVSVDIADGEFVVLVGPSGCGKSTLLRMIAGLEDISGGTIGIGGRVVNNLPPKQRDISMVFQNYALYPHMTVAENMAFSLTLANAPKAEKQKRVAEAAQILGLTPLLDRYPRQLSGGQRQRVAMGRSIVRNPQVFLFDEPLSNLDAKLRVAMRGEIKSLHRRLTTTTIYVTHDQVEAMTMADRIVVMNEGRIEQIGAPLELYDNPGSVFVAGFIGSPSMNLLKGKLDVSNGAPVFRLGADATLPIPSGLSPLPDTAEIYGVRPEYLGIAKPGNGMAAKVIVVEPLGSEIQVTMSVGDQTVVALFRDRISVQPDEIIWLMPQVDRVCLFDKNGLRLRT; this is encoded by the coding sequence ATGGCGACAGTCACGATCGATAAGGCGCGCAAGGCCTATGGCGCCGTTGAAGTGCTGCATGGAGTCTCCGTCGATATCGCCGACGGCGAGTTCGTCGTGCTCGTCGGCCCGTCCGGCTGTGGGAAATCAACATTGCTGCGGATGATCGCGGGTCTTGAGGACATTTCCGGCGGCACCATCGGTATCGGCGGGCGGGTGGTCAACAACCTGCCCCCGAAACAACGCGACATTTCCATGGTCTTCCAAAACTACGCGCTCTATCCGCATATGACCGTTGCCGAGAACATGGCGTTTTCGCTGACGCTGGCCAATGCCCCGAAAGCGGAAAAACAGAAGCGTGTCGCGGAGGCGGCGCAAATCCTCGGGCTGACGCCCCTGCTCGACCGCTATCCGCGGCAGCTTTCCGGCGGCCAGCGCCAACGCGTCGCGATGGGACGGTCGATCGTGCGCAATCCTCAGGTTTTCCTGTTCGACGAGCCGCTCAGCAATCTCGATGCCAAGCTGCGCGTTGCGATGCGAGGAGAGATCAAGAGCCTGCACCGGCGGCTGACGACGACGACAATCTATGTCACGCATGATCAGGTCGAGGCGATGACCATGGCCGACCGCATCGTCGTCATGAATGAGGGCCGGATCGAGCAGATCGGCGCGCCGCTCGAACTCTACGACAATCCCGGTAGCGTCTTCGTGGCCGGCTTCATCGGCTCACCATCGATGAATTTGCTGAAAGGCAAGTTAGACGTGTCGAACGGCGCACCGGTCTTTCGGCTTGGCGCAGATGCAACGCTGCCCATACCGTCCGGTCTCAGCCCATTGCCTGATACTGCCGAAATCTACGGCGTTCGGCCGGAATATCTCGGCATTGCAAAACCGGGAAACGGCATGGCAGCAAAAGTCATCGTCGTCGAGCCGCTGGGCTCGGAAATTCAGGTGACGATGTCGGTCGGCGATCAAACTGTCGTAGCGCTCTTTCGCGATCGCATCAGCGTTCAGCCTGACGAGATCATATGGCTGATGCCGCAGGTGGATCGTGTGTGCCTGTTCGACAAAAACGGGTTGAGGCTACGCACTTGA
- a CDS encoding xanthine dehydrogenase family protein molybdopterin-binding subunit: protein MLFNSPAPRNPIDNETVVGHPHVRIDGPLKVSGQARYAYEYNDEIPNAAYGFMLGAGIATGSIRSIDTKAAERAPGVLLVLTYKNAPKQGDDGAPQLQGTDIKHYDQAIAFVVAETFEQARAAVGMIKVEYSKSRGTFDLGAVKDSGEVTRYAADTHMGDFQKAFSAAAASVDVTYTTPDQSHSMMEPHASIAKWDGDKLTVYTSHQIIHSAQANIADTFGIPQDNVRVVSAYVGGGFGSKLVVYSDPILAAMAARQLGRPVKVALTRPQIYNHTTHRAATIQHLRLGAGADGRLTAVGHQVWCGNQAGHGPENAAAQTKLLYPGDNRWIETRLSKLDLPIGAAMRAPGEAAGLLALECAMDELAEKLDIDPVELRIRNDIQHDPEAGPSRPFSTRKLVQCMQTGAERFGWSKRSPKPGQVRDGEWLVGMGVAAAIRNNPVRPSGARATVDRDGILTIETQQTDIGTGSYTILAMIGAEMLGLPVEAVRVKLGDSDFPEAAGSGGSFGANSSSTGVYYTCSALRDEIVRRSGLNTSDVSFSDGSVISQGHSIRLADIAGDAGISVEEKAEFGDLQKKFAQAAFGAHFAEVGVDIATGEIRVRRMLSVCAAGRIINPVTARSQCLGGMTMGIGAALMEECVVDKRYGYFVNHDLAEYQVPVHADIPDLDVVFLDEVDDQSSPIRAKGLGELGICGVGAAVANAVYNACGVRVRDYPLTMDKIIAGLPAIG, encoded by the coding sequence ATGCTGTTCAATAGCCCCGCCCCTCGCAACCCGATCGACAATGAGACCGTTGTTGGTCATCCCCATGTGCGCATCGACGGCCCGCTCAAGGTCTCGGGACAGGCGCGTTACGCCTATGAATACAATGACGAAATCCCGAACGCTGCTTATGGATTCATGCTCGGCGCCGGCATCGCCACCGGCTCGATCCGGTCGATCGATACGAAAGCGGCGGAGCGCGCTCCGGGCGTCCTGCTGGTCCTCACATACAAGAACGCCCCGAAGCAGGGCGACGATGGCGCGCCCCAGCTTCAGGGTACGGATATCAAGCATTATGACCAGGCCATCGCCTTCGTCGTCGCAGAAACCTTCGAGCAGGCCAGGGCCGCCGTGGGGATGATCAAGGTCGAATACAGCAAGAGCAGAGGCACCTTCGACCTCGGCGCGGTCAAAGACAGCGGCGAGGTGACGAGATACGCAGCGGATACCCACATGGGCGATTTCCAGAAGGCATTTTCGGCGGCGGCCGCGAGTGTCGACGTCACCTACACGACGCCAGATCAAAGCCACTCGATGATGGAGCCGCATGCCAGCATCGCGAAATGGGACGGTGACAAGCTGACGGTCTATACTTCGCATCAAATCATCCATTCGGCGCAGGCCAATATCGCCGATACATTCGGCATACCGCAGGACAATGTGCGGGTGGTGTCGGCTTATGTCGGCGGCGGCTTCGGCTCCAAACTGGTCGTCTATAGCGACCCCATCCTTGCGGCGATGGCGGCAAGACAATTGGGTCGTCCGGTGAAAGTGGCTCTCACCCGGCCGCAGATCTATAACCACACGACGCACCGGGCAGCGACAATTCAGCATCTGCGTCTGGGCGCTGGCGCTGATGGGCGACTGACGGCCGTCGGTCATCAGGTCTGGTGCGGCAACCAGGCTGGCCACGGTCCGGAAAATGCAGCGGCGCAGACCAAGCTGCTTTATCCCGGCGACAACAGGTGGATCGAAACGCGGTTGAGCAAGCTCGACCTGCCCATCGGTGCCGCCATGCGGGCCCCCGGCGAGGCAGCCGGACTCCTCGCCCTGGAATGCGCGATGGACGAGCTGGCCGAAAAACTCGATATCGACCCGGTGGAGCTGCGCATTCGCAACGATATCCAGCACGACCCCGAGGCTGGGCCGAGCAGGCCTTTTTCGACGCGAAAGCTGGTCCAATGTATGCAGACGGGTGCGGAACGCTTCGGATGGTCGAAGCGTAGCCCGAAACCCGGACAGGTGCGAGACGGCGAGTGGCTTGTCGGCATGGGTGTTGCCGCTGCCATCCGCAATAATCCGGTCCGGCCTTCAGGCGCCCGTGCCACGGTCGATCGCGACGGCATCCTGACCATAGAAACCCAGCAGACCGATATCGGTACGGGCAGCTACACCATCCTTGCCATGATCGGCGCCGAGATGCTCGGGCTGCCGGTGGAGGCAGTCCGGGTCAAGCTCGGCGACAGCGATTTCCCGGAGGCCGCGGGCTCCGGCGGCTCCTTCGGCGCGAATTCGTCCAGCACCGGCGTCTACTACACCTGCAGCGCCCTTCGGGACGAAATCGTCCGCCGATCCGGGCTGAACACTTCAGATGTATCCTTCTCGGATGGCTCTGTGATATCGCAGGGACACTCGATCCGTTTGGCTGATATCGCGGGCGACGCTGGGATATCCGTCGAAGAAAAGGCGGAATTCGGCGATCTGCAGAAGAAATTCGCACAGGCCGCCTTCGGCGCTCATTTCGCCGAAGTCGGCGTGGATATCGCAACCGGGGAAATCAGGGTCCGGCGCATGTTGAGCGTCTGTGCTGCCGGTCGCATCATCAACCCGGTAACGGCCCGCAGCCAATGCCTTGGCGGCATGACGATGGGAATAGGCGCGGCTCTGATGGAGGAATGCGTCGTTGACAAAAGATACGGTTACTTCGTCAACCATGACCTGGCGGAATATCAGGTGCCTGTTCATGCGGACATACCGGATCTCGACGTCGTGTTCCTCGATGAAGTCGACGATCAGTCATCGCCAATCCGCGCCAAAGGCCTCGGCGAACTGGGTATCTGCGGGGTCGGAGCTGCCGTGGCAAATGCCGTCTACAACGCTTGTGGCGTTCGGGTGCGAGACTATCCGCTGACGATGGACAAGATCATAGCTGGATTGCCCGCCATTGGATGA
- a CDS encoding FAD binding domain-containing protein gives MRQFTYERAATPAAAADAVAHHENAKFIAGGTNLLDLMKLEIETPAHLVDINHLGLDTIEATPEGGLRIGALVRNTDLAANRTVMEHYPVLSRALVAGASGQLRNKATTAGNLLQRTRCPYFYDTAQPCNKRVPGSGCSALGGFSRNLAIVGVSNACIAQHPSDMAVAMRLLDAVVEVASADGKTKHMPIANLHRLPGDTPHVENALQKGDMITSVILPKPLGGRHIYRKVRDRASYAFATVSVAAVIQQDGSGRFAFGGIAPKPWRVESAERAHASDPKRLTDAVLADARPTEQNRFKVALLERTIASVLTSRTL, from the coding sequence ATGAGACAGTTCACCTATGAACGCGCCGCGACGCCTGCTGCAGCCGCCGATGCAGTCGCCCATCACGAGAACGCCAAATTCATCGCCGGCGGGACGAACCTTCTCGATCTCATGAAGCTGGAGATCGAAACACCGGCCCATCTTGTCGACATCAACCATCTTGGCCTCGACACCATCGAGGCGACGCCGGAGGGCGGATTGCGGATCGGTGCGTTGGTGCGGAACACGGATCTTGCGGCCAACCGCACCGTGATGGAACATTATCCCGTCCTCTCCCGCGCGCTAGTCGCCGGTGCCTCCGGGCAATTGCGCAACAAGGCGACGACGGCCGGAAATCTCCTGCAGAGAACACGCTGTCCTTATTTCTACGATACCGCCCAACCCTGCAACAAACGCGTCCCCGGCTCCGGCTGTTCTGCGCTTGGCGGATTCAGCCGCAACCTCGCGATTGTAGGTGTCAGCAATGCGTGCATCGCTCAGCATCCCTCGGACATGGCCGTTGCGATGCGGCTCCTAGATGCGGTTGTCGAGGTGGCTAGCGCCGATGGAAAAACGAAGCACATGCCGATAGCGAACCTGCATCGCCTGCCGGGCGACACACCCCATGTCGAAAACGCGCTGCAAAAAGGCGACATGATCACATCGGTCATCTTACCGAAGCCTCTCGGCGGTCGGCACATCTACCGCAAAGTCCGCGACCGAGCGTCCTATGCGTTTGCGACAGTATCGGTTGCGGCAGTCATCCAGCAGGACGGGTCCGGCCGCTTTGCCTTCGGCGGAATAGCGCCAAAACCCTGGCGCGTGGAAAGTGCCGAAAGGGCGCATGCAAGCGACCCCAAACGTCTGACCGATGCCGTACTCGCCGATGCCCGACCGACCGAGCAAAACCGGTTCAAGGTCGCGCTGTTGGAGCGCACCATTGCGTCCGTTCTGACATCGAGAACGCTTTAG
- the paoA gene encoding aldehyde dehydrogenase iron-sulfur subunit PaoA, giving the protein MEDKDLCRIGITRREVLQSSVAAAAVLAIGPLAAQSDAEAAVADVVDATVPTAHFDLNINGTRHDLTLDTRTTLLDALRNHLHLTGSKKGCDHGQCGACTVIVNGRRINSCLTLAVMHEGDEITTIEGLGTPEHLHPMQAAFVAHDGFQCGYCTPGQICSAVAVLKEIEAGIPSHVSEDIQNVAFSDNEVRERMSGNICRCAAYPNIVAAIRDVQHGEHI; this is encoded by the coding sequence ATGGAAGACAAGGATCTCTGTCGGATCGGCATTACTCGCCGAGAAGTTCTCCAATCGAGTGTCGCAGCCGCCGCGGTTTTGGCGATCGGTCCGCTGGCTGCCCAATCCGATGCCGAAGCCGCGGTTGCCGATGTCGTCGATGCAACGGTGCCGACTGCGCATTTCGATCTGAACATCAACGGCACCCGTCATGATTTGACGCTTGATACCCGAACCACGCTTCTCGATGCCCTTCGCAATCATCTCCATCTGACCGGCAGCAAGAAGGGGTGCGACCATGGCCAATGCGGGGCCTGCACCGTCATTGTCAACGGCCGGCGCATCAACAGTTGCCTCACCCTTGCCGTCATGCATGAAGGGGATGAAATCACCACCATAGAAGGCCTCGGCACGCCCGAACATCTGCATCCCATGCAGGCGGCCTTCGTGGCTCATGATGGCTTCCAATGCGGCTATTGCACGCCAGGGCAAATTTGCTCCGCCGTCGCCGTGCTGAAGGAAATCGAGGCGGGCATCCCAAGCCATGTCAGCGAAGATATCCAGAACGTGGCTTTCTCCGACAACGAGGTCCGCGAGCGCATGAGCGGCAATATCTGCCGCTGCGCCGCCTATCCGAATATCGTCGCTGCAATCCGGGATGTTCAACACGGAGAACACATATGA
- a CDS encoding carbohydrate ABC transporter permease, giving the protein MHRLYIVPTMIINVVIVLVPALLTVVLAFYNWDGISTPTFAGLNNFRALAADGVFWSALGNNIIWTLIFLTVPIAMGLLAASMLLITRRGSNLLQIVYFLPVVIATPITARIWQGMIYSPVTGIFGVLKKYGLPIPNPLTQPSIALFGVATVDLWHWWGFLCVIFFAALRQVPQEQIEAARLEGATYFQMMRYVLLPGIRPTITLLMIMTVIWSFLAFDFVYILTQGGPAYSSEVLSTLAYRHAFYDLNVGQAAAAALVISIFGLIGTFFYVRIQTREGEQ; this is encoded by the coding sequence ATGCATCGGCTCTACATCGTTCCGACGATGATCATCAATGTTGTCATCGTGCTGGTTCCGGCACTGCTGACAGTCGTGCTCGCCTTCTACAATTGGGACGGCATATCGACACCAACCTTTGCCGGCCTCAACAATTTCAGAGCGCTGGCGGCGGACGGTGTTTTCTGGTCGGCGCTCGGAAACAACATCATCTGGACGCTTATCTTCCTGACTGTCCCGATCGCCATGGGTCTGCTTGCGGCATCCATGCTGCTGATCACACGCCGCGGCAGCAACCTCCTCCAAATCGTCTATTTTCTCCCGGTCGTCATCGCCACGCCGATCACAGCGCGCATCTGGCAAGGCATGATTTACAGCCCGGTGACCGGTATTTTCGGCGTCCTCAAGAAATATGGTCTGCCGATCCCCAATCCTCTCACCCAGCCTTCCATCGCACTCTTCGGCGTTGCCACGGTCGACCTCTGGCACTGGTGGGGTTTTCTCTGCGTCATCTTCTTTGCCGCCCTCAGGCAGGTTCCGCAGGAGCAGATCGAGGCTGCGCGGCTGGAAGGTGCCACCTATTTCCAGATGATGCGTTACGTGCTGCTGCCCGGCATTCGTCCGACGATCACGCTTTTGATGATCATGACGGTCATTTGGTCGTTCCTTGCTTTCGATTTTGTCTATATCCTAACACAGGGTGGGCCGGCCTATTCGAGCGAGGTGCTCTCGACGCTCGCCTATCGCCACGCCTTTTATGATCTCAATGTCGGACAGGCCGCGGCCGCTGCCCTGGTCATCAGTATTTTCGGACTGATCGGCACCTTCTTTTATGTTCGCATCCAGACGCGGGAGGGCGAGCAATGA
- a CDS encoding ADP-ribosylglycohydrolase family protein, producing the protein MQLPNDYLERVYAGVLGKLVGVYLGRPFEGWTYRKIMEELGPIEYYVHERLNQPLVVTDDDVAGTFTFIRALEDYGVKPSLAAEEIGKAWLNYIVEERSILWWGGNGNSTEHTAWLNLKKGVAAPASGSIAANGQAVAEQIGAQIFIDGWAMVAPRQPELAAKLAEQAGKVSHDGESVYAAMLWAAMEAEAFGSSDIDHLLDTGLAQIPRSSLIAKLIADVRAWHKASPDWRDTRQKIEDHYGYDKYPGNCHVVPNHALMVMAVLYAPHDFQKAQMIVNTSGWDTDCNAGNVGCLLGIMNGLEGLEEGPDWRGPIADRMLISSADGGNSINDAVRQAYYLANLGLELAGSQKLDPPKNGAQFHFSLPGSQQGFRPQTGLDVSKAVRVGNVEFEGSRALAIDYEALGPSQVAAVTSPTFSPREMLNMRTYDLMATPLVYPGQVVATRIIADAANHGSIEVRLRARVYDEHDQMCDVESEPKKVGPGEQAVLEWQLPDMGGQPIAELGLAISSTGKRADGRLLVDHLRWDGTPALTLRRPQGDGDFWRMSWVNGASFFSKRFPQAFRISQNRGEGIIIHGTRQWKDYQASGNVMLHLGSYGGLAVRAQGLRRYYGARVTRDGKMQIVRVRDEDVHILAEAAFKTEFEKPISMRVIAKDDKIVFEADGVSISATDNGPEAFSDGGIGLLVHEGALSSNEIRIGAAR; encoded by the coding sequence ATGCAGCTTCCAAACGATTATCTCGAACGTGTCTATGCCGGCGTGCTCGGCAAACTTGTGGGCGTTTATCTCGGCCGTCCGTTCGAGGGCTGGACCTACCGGAAGATCATGGAGGAACTCGGCCCGATCGAATATTACGTGCATGAGCGCTTGAACCAGCCACTGGTCGTCACCGACGACGACGTCGCCGGCACCTTCACCTTCATTCGTGCGCTCGAGGACTACGGCGTGAAGCCGAGCCTTGCAGCCGAAGAGATCGGCAAGGCCTGGCTGAACTATATTGTCGAGGAGCGCTCGATCCTCTGGTGGGGCGGCAATGGCAATTCTACGGAACATACTGCCTGGTTGAACCTCAAGAAGGGCGTTGCCGCGCCGGCATCCGGTTCGATTGCCGCCAATGGCCAGGCGGTCGCTGAGCAGATCGGCGCGCAGATCTTCATCGACGGCTGGGCCATGGTCGCGCCGCGCCAGCCGGAACTTGCGGCCAAACTCGCCGAACAAGCCGGCAAAGTCAGCCATGACGGCGAATCCGTCTATGCCGCCATGCTCTGGGCGGCCATGGAGGCCGAAGCCTTCGGATCATCGGATATCGACCATCTACTCGACACCGGCCTCGCGCAGATTCCGCGCAGCAGCCTGATTGCGAAGCTCATTGCTGATGTCCGCGCCTGGCACAAGGCCAGTCCGGACTGGCGCGATACCCGCCAGAAGATCGAGGATCACTACGGCTACGACAAATATCCCGGCAACTGCCATGTCGTGCCCAACCATGCGCTGATGGTGATGGCCGTGCTTTATGCACCGCATGACTTCCAGAAGGCGCAGATGATCGTCAATACATCCGGCTGGGATACGGACTGCAATGCCGGCAATGTCGGCTGCCTGCTGGGCATCATGAACGGCCTTGAAGGGCTGGAAGAAGGTCCTGACTGGCGCGGACCGATCGCCGACCGCATGCTGATCTCCTCCGCCGACGGCGGCAATTCGATCAACGATGCGGTGCGCCAGGCCTATTATCTCGCCAATCTCGGCCTTGAACTCGCCGGCAGCCAGAAGCTCGACCCACCCAAGAACGGTGCGCAGTTCCACTTCTCGCTGCCGGGCAGCCAGCAGGGATTCCGCCCGCAGACTGGGCTCGACGTCAGCAAGGCCGTGCGCGTCGGCAATGTCGAGTTCGAGGGCAGCCGGGCTCTCGCGATCGACTACGAAGCACTTGGCCCAAGCCAGGTGGCGGCCGTCACCAGCCCGACCTTCTCGCCGCGCGAGATGCTGAATATGCGCACTTACGATCTGATGGCGACACCCCTGGTCTATCCCGGACAGGTGGTTGCGACCCGGATCATCGCGGATGCCGCAAACCATGGCTCGATCGAGGTAAGGCTGCGCGCCCGCGTCTATGACGAGCACGACCAGATGTGCGATGTGGAGAGCGAGCCCAAGAAGGTTGGCCCGGGCGAGCAGGCGGTGCTCGAATGGCAACTGCCCGACATGGGCGGGCAGCCGATCGCCGAGCTTGGCCTGGCCATTTCAAGCACAGGCAAACGCGCCGATGGCAGGTTGCTGGTCGATCATCTTCGCTGGGACGGCACACCGGCTTTGACGCTGCGCCGACCGCAAGGTGATGGCGATTTCTGGCGCATGTCCTGGGTCAACGGCGCGAGCTTCTTCTCCAAGCGGTTCCCGCAAGCCTTCCGGATTTCTCAGAACCGCGGCGAAGGCATCATCATCCACGGCACGCGCCAATGGAAGGACTACCAGGCCTCCGGGAATGTCATGCTGCATCTCGGCAGTTACGGCGGCCTCGCCGTCCGTGCTCAGGGCCTTCGACGCTATTACGGCGCGCGCGTCACCCGCGACGGCAAGATGCAGATCGTCCGCGTTCGCGACGAGGATGTCCATATCTTGGCCGAAGCCGCCTTCAAGACCGAGTTCGAGAAGCCGATCTCGATGCGCGTCATTGCCAAGGACGACAAGATCGTCTTTGAGGCGGACGGCGTCTCGATCTCTGCCACGGATAACGGTCCCGAAGCTTTCAGCGACGGCGGCATCGGGCTTTTGGTGCATGAAGGCGCACTCTCCTCCAACGAAATTCGCATCGGAGCAGCCCGATGA
- a CDS encoding carbohydrate ABC transporter permease, with translation MRLVESRATLTISYLVLAIFAFIALFPIALLLLNSLKPAAQIVQNPLGLPQPIRWQNFVNAWNHAKFSKTFVNSLFVSGTTIVLVCSTSSLTAYVLARKKIKSWKIFTFYLLATTTAPIQLYLFPLYFGFAKLGLINNIFGVALIYTALFSPFAVMLLRTYFLAVPKELEEAAIVDGATSWQVFSKVMLPIVSPGILTVALIIGLNSWNEFLIATTFLQKADNVTAVIAFYLLSGQYSSDWGEIMAAALIIVIPVVALFVFMQKRFIEGMAGGSVKG, from the coding sequence ATGAGGCTGGTCGAAAGCCGTGCGACGCTGACGATCTCCTATCTCGTGCTCGCCATTTTTGCCTTTATCGCACTTTTCCCGATCGCGCTTCTGCTGCTGAATTCGTTGAAGCCCGCAGCGCAGATCGTGCAAAATCCGCTGGGCCTGCCGCAGCCGATCCGCTGGCAGAACTTCGTCAATGCCTGGAATCATGCGAAATTTTCCAAGACTTTTGTGAATTCGCTGTTCGTCAGCGGCACGACGATCGTGCTTGTCTGCAGCACGTCCTCACTGACCGCCTATGTGCTGGCACGCAAGAAGATCAAATCCTGGAAGATCTTCACATTCTATCTTCTAGCCACGACCACCGCGCCGATACAGCTTTATCTCTTCCCGCTCTATTTCGGCTTCGCCAAGCTTGGCCTGATCAACAATATCTTCGGCGTGGCGTTGATCTATACGGCGCTCTTCAGTCCCTTCGCCGTCATGTTGCTGCGGACCTATTTCCTCGCGGTGCCGAAGGAGCTCGAGGAAGCGGCGATCGTCGACGGCGCCACATCCTGGCAGGTGTTCTCCAAGGTCATGCTGCCGATCGTTTCGCCGGGAATCCTGACCGTGGCGCTGATCATCGGCCTCAACTCCTGGAACGAGTTCCTGATCGCCACGACATTCCTGCAGAAGGCGGACAACGTGACCGCCGTCATCGCCTTCTATCTCCTCTCAGGCCAGTACAGCTCCGACTGGGGCGAGATCATGGCCGCCGCCCTCATCATCGTCATCCCCGTCGTTGCGCTCTTCGTCTTCATGCAGAAGCGTTTCATCGAGGGCATGGCTGGTGGTTCGGTAAAGGGCTGA
- a CDS encoding DMT family transporter, whose translation MTFQFPARSALASDYERGVVLVVTAMLAWSCSGIYARLLTTDIWTAIAWRSLFGGLFLLIPSFFLEGGFSRRQWSSVFHPAGLAMLACQTICQACFIGALYMTTVANVTMIYATAPFIAAFLSWTILKERVAKRTLIAGGICLIGVAVIVASSIGGGTGVGDLLALGMTISFALIIVIPRIDSSIPILPSSVVSGFLTFAVFVPFAATNSLDVNNWFLLAAFGATNFALAFVLFLFGSRKMPAADAALISSMEIVLTPFWVWLFFSEMPPVATFVGGAIIFATIVWHTAVDLRQGRRTGEPPVRL comes from the coding sequence ATGACATTCCAGTTTCCGGCCCGCTCCGCTCTTGCCAGCGACTATGAGAGGGGCGTTGTACTCGTGGTTACGGCAATGCTTGCGTGGAGCTGCAGCGGCATCTACGCACGCCTCCTGACCACGGACATTTGGACGGCGATCGCTTGGCGGTCACTGTTCGGCGGCCTGTTCCTGCTGATCCCCAGCTTTTTCCTCGAAGGTGGGTTTTCGCGGCGCCAATGGAGTTCGGTTTTTCATCCTGCCGGTCTGGCGATGCTTGCCTGTCAGACCATCTGTCAGGCTTGCTTCATCGGTGCGCTCTATATGACGACGGTCGCCAATGTGACCATGATCTATGCGACCGCACCGTTCATCGCAGCCTTCCTAAGCTGGACGATACTCAAGGAGCGCGTGGCGAAGCGAACGCTGATTGCCGGCGGCATCTGTCTTATCGGCGTCGCCGTCATCGTTGCTTCCTCGATTGGCGGCGGCACCGGCGTCGGCGATCTGCTGGCGCTAGGCATGACAATCAGCTTCGCGTTGATCATCGTCATCCCGCGCATCGACAGCAGTATTCCGATCCTGCCGTCGAGCGTCGTCAGCGGCTTCCTGACATTCGCGGTCTTCGTCCCTTTCGCCGCGACGAACTCGCTGGACGTCAACAATTGGTTCTTGCTGGCAGCCTTTGGGGCGACGAATTTCGCGCTGGCCTTCGTCCTCTTCCTTTTCGGTTCGAGAAAAATGCCGGCGGCCGACGCGGCCCTCATCAGCTCCATGGAAATCGTATTGACTCCGTTCTGGGTCTGGCTCTTTTTTTCTGAAATGCCGCCCGTGGCTACTTTCGTCGGCGGTGCGATCATTTTTGCGACGATCGTCTGGCACACGGCCGTCGACCTGCGACAGGGCCGTCGTACCGGTGAGCCGCCTGTTAGGCTTTAA